AGCAAGGCGGCGACACCGGCGCCGGCGGCAGTAATCAAGCTCTGGCTGCCGAGGTACTGTTGAGCGTTTGAGCGGCGTTCGCCGGCAATGCACGGGATGCCATATGGATCGGATAGGTAACCGAGTCCGCCACGGATCTTGTCAGTGTTCGAGCTCTGGGTGGTGGATGCGTTGCGGCTGGCTACTGCCTTCGGCTGAGGCACCGTGCGGATGGTGCCGTCTGTGAATACGAAAGTGATCGACTCGACCTGTCCGCGTACGCAAGACAAGGTCCAATCACCGGACGCCGTGCCGCTCAACACGGCACCCGCGACGTCTGGCAGGTCGATCCCGTTGGCGGTCAGGTTCTCCGGGCCGACTAAGACTTTGAAGGGATAGGGATCATTCACGGTGCCGTCCACCGGGATTCGGCCGATCAGCGCGGTCATGGCGACCGAGCCCATCAGCGTTGCGTTTTCGGGAATGGTGTAGACCGGCTTCGCGCCTTCGGTACGATCAGCGGAGCGTGTCAGGTCACGTTCACCCTTGGTGACCTCGCGTAACTGCTTCTGGCTGCGGTCGATGGCATTGTCCTTCAAACCCTCCAGTGAGTTGAAGGCAGTAGGCAGACTCAGCGCGGACACGGTCTTGGTTTTGCCCTGGGCGTCGGTGGGCAGAGCATCCGAGGGCTCAATCCACTGCAATGCATCATTGGCAGAATGCTGCCCTTCGAACTGAATACCGTCGCCCGGCTCAAGCCCCAATCCGATCGGCATGTCCTTGCCTTTGCCGGTCAGCCCCGACAACTGTTCCTGCAATTGCGTCAGCAGACCGCGAGCCTGACGACTGTCTTGTTCTGCTTTGAGTCGGGCCTCGTTGGCTTGTCGGCGGCCTTCGTCGACCTGCTGGGTCACTCTGCCCAGCGCCGTCTGGATACGCGAATCGACACTGTTTTCCCGCTCGCGCAGGCGGTTGTTTTCCGCCTGCAGCGAATCGTTGTGTTTCTTCAAACCGAGCATGTCGCTACGCATGGCCTTCACTTGGCCGATCAAGGTGGCGACCGTATCGCGCGGGGTGTCGCCCGCGATACCGAGCGACTTGGCTTGCTCGGCGGATAACTGAATATTGCCCTGATCAACTGGGTGCTCTGGAGAGGAGGTGCTACCCGCGACCCAGGTTTTCAGGATGATGAAAGCCACGCCCAGCAGCACAGCTGGTACTAGCCATTTAAGTAAGGCGTTAGCTTTCATCGTCGGCACCTTCCGGAACAGACAGGAGCAGCACGGCGTGTTCAAGACCGGCACCGCGGGTGACGAGGTAGGCAACCGTAGTGTCTTCGGCGCTGCCGACAGGTCCGAGGAAGGTGTGCTGGAGTGCCGCGGCGAATAGCTTGGCCTGTAGCCGACGCGGATCGAGTTGCACCGTCGCTGAGCCACGATTGCGTAACTTCACTGCTGTAACCCAGTAGTCTCCGAGTTGCCAGGCGGCGATGGGCGTGCTGGACACGTTTTCGGTCGGCAGCAGGGTTGGCAATTCTGTGCGCAGCTTTAGCGGGACGCGGCGTACGCCGGGCAGCGACTCCACGGTGCGTAGAGGTGCGTACAGGCTTTGCGCGGCGTAGCGCGTCAAAGCGACTGGGGCCGGTGTACGTTCTGGAACAGGGACGGTGCTGGATTCAGCCTCGGTCGCCTGCCCCTGAGCATTTTTGATAATTCGCACGGGCTCTAGCGGTTGATCACCAGGCATGGCTGCGATATCCAGCAGGATGATCTCGCCCGTCGCGACCGATTGCAGTTGCAGCCGGGTCGGAGCAATGGCTTCCGACGCGCGCAGGTACAGCGCGCCACCGGTTGATTGCAAGCGCAGCTTGCCGGTCAGGGTTGAGGGCACGCCGACTCGAACAGCCTCATCGACAAAGACCACCCGTTCCTGATTGATCACCAGCGGGACAGCGAGGGGAAGGCGTTCCCAACGCATCAACTCGACGGCCTGCGCTGCAGCTCCCCATGACA
The Pseudomonas lini DNA segment above includes these coding regions:
- a CDS encoding TIGR03752 family integrating conjugative element protein, translated to MKANALLKWLVPAVLLGVAFIILKTWVAGSTSSPEHPVDQGNIQLSAEQAKSLGIAGDTPRDTVATLIGQVKAMRSDMLGLKKHNDSLQAENNRLRERENSVDSRIQTALGRVTQQVDEGRRQANEARLKAEQDSRQARGLLTQLQEQLSGLTGKGKDMPIGLGLEPGDGIQFEGQHSANDALQWIEPSDALPTDAQGKTKTVSALSLPTAFNSLEGLKDNAIDRSQKQLREVTKGERDLTRSADRTEGAKPVYTIPENATLMGSVAMTALIGRIPVDGTVNDPYPFKVLVGPENLTANGIDLPDVAGAVLSGTASGDWTLSCVRGQVESITFVFTDGTIRTVPQPKAVASRNASTTQSSNTDKIRGGLGYLSDPYGIPCIAGERRSNAQQYLGSQSLITAAGAGVAALLGDEQNNSSVINSGGSTLGVTSSSGNSALNSILSGGVSDIREWINKLYGETFAAVYVPPAAQVALHLDHEITIDYEPKGRSVRHEKDHASLPDLD
- a CDS encoding TIGR03749 family integrating conjugative element protein; this encodes MKRIATLGLTVALMSWGAAAQAVELMRWERLPLAVPLVINQERVVFVDEAVRVGVPSTLTGKLRLQSTGGALYLRASEAIAPTRLQLQSVATGEIILLDIAAMPGDQPLEPVRIIKNAQGQATEAESSTVPVPERTPAPVALTRYAAQSLYAPLRTVESLPGVRRVPLKLRTELPTLLPTENVSSTPIAAWQLGDYWVTAVKLRNRGSATVQLDPRRLQAKLFAAALQHTFLGPVGSAEDTTVAYLVTRGAGLEHAVLLLSVPEGADDES